The nucleotide window CGGTTTATCGTGTCCGTCTCCGCCAGAGAGAGCTTATGCTGGTGCATGAGTTCATTGACATAGACGCGATAACCCAGCGGCGTCGGCACGCGACCGGCCGAGGTGTGCGGCTGCTCAAGAAGACCCATTGATTCAAGCTCCGCCATTTCGTTGCGAATAGTAGCGGATGAAACAGACAGGCCAACGTCACTGGCGATGGATTTTGATCCAACCGGCTCGGCAGTATCAACATACTGATCGATAACAGCCCGAAGGATCTTTTTTTTACGCTCGCCAAGGTCCATGCTCGCCCATCCCTTCAAAGCGGCGTTTTTTGATGCGGTTAGCACTCTCAAAGCACGAGTGCTAACCATAATTTAGCACCGTGGCGCGCCGATGTCAAGTACCTGACCAATTGTTTTTATTTTATTAATAATTCGCAAAAAAATGCCAGCCCTGTTACTTTTGTAATTTGTTGTTGTTGCATTTTTTTGTCTCTTCCAGTATTCTTGCAGCATAAAACGAGACAATTTGTCATCGGCGGCCTGAAAGCAAAAAAACAGATTGGTTTGCTGGTTTTTCTGAAAGCAGGTGAATATTTGAAGAAAATTTTAAGATCCCTGCTGCTTGTTCTGCTTGGGGTAGCCGTTGGCATTACAGCATCTTTGGCATCGTATTACATTTCCGGTGACACTGTTTTTAAAATAATAATCGGTTCCGGTGCGGGGCTTTATGATTCTGTGCCAATCCGGACAGATGCGTCAAACGCTGAGCTCAAGGCCTATGCTGATAGAATTCTGGAAGATATTAAAAGTGCAGATTATGAGGCCTTGTCTCAGGTCATTCATCCAGAATACGGCCTCGTCTTTTCGCCGTACGCGACGATTAATCTGGCGGCGGCCAAGCGATTTACACCGGCGGAGGTCGCTGCTTTTTCGGATGACCAGAACAAATACGTCTGGGGTAAATACGACGGGAGCGGCAATCCCATTGAAATGACGCCGGATGCGTATTTTAAAACCTTTGTGTTTGATAAGGATTATACAGCCTATTCAGCCGTCGGCGTGGACTATATCATCAAGACCGGCAATGCGCTTGAAAACATCAAAGAGGTTTTTCCGGACGTGCGCTTTGTGGATTATTATATTGACGGCACAGCCGGTAACGGCGGCCTTGATTGGAGCTGTTTGCGCCTGGGATTTGAGGAGGATGGCGGCCAGCTCAAGCTCACGGTCATCGTACACAGCCAGTGGACAATTTAAGATCTTTAAAATGGTTACACAGACAGACGCCGCCGGGGATATCCCCGGCGGCGTCTGATTCACAAATTATGACAATCTTTTTTGAGCCTTTGCGGCACATAATAATTTTTGCCGGACGACTTTTTAATTCGTACGGCCGCCGAGCTTTTCATTATGAATGATGTATTTGGAAACGGACTTGTAGACAATAAAGGTGATGATGGAGTTGCCGCCCGCTTTAATCAGGTTGAAGGGCAAGACCGTGACAAATAATCCGGCATCGATATCAGCGGCGGACACACTGGGGAAGAAAAGCGGCGTTAAAAAGTGGTTGGCGACGACCATGACGAGCGCCATTGCAACCGTTCCTGCCGACAGGCCGATAACTGCCCCAAGGCGGGTGTGCTTCATGCGGTAAATGACGCTGGAGACGGTGACCAATGTCGACGTTGCCAAAACGTGCATAACAAACCCAAAGGGGCCGCCGGCAACGCTGACTGTCAGCGCCTGAATCGCGCTGGCGACAATTGTAATCATGATACCGGCAAGCGGCCCAAAAGCAAAGCCGCCGATTAATATCGGGATGTCTGCCGGGTCGTATTCAAGATAAGGGGCCGCCGGGAAGATTGGAAAATGGATGAAAAAGACAAGTGCTATTGAAAGCGCGATAAAAACAGCCATAATGACGAGTTTTTTTGTCGTGAACTTCAAGGGAAAAACCTCCTCAAAAAAATAAACACCCGAAAAATTGCCTTTCAGGTGCGCATACAACTAAACAGATGTTTAGCAATCTTCTTTCATCCAGACTTTAACTGTCGGTATTGGAATTACACCAATTCATACGCCGAAGCGCTCGCGGACTATACCGCCGGTCGGGAATTACACCCTGCCCCGAAGACATCATCATTCAAATGTCACCGATAGTATACCACGAAGCGACTAAAATGCAACTTTAATTTTGACAAAAATCGATTCTACGGTTAAAATGGAGCCATATGACAACACTGAGATTAATTGGAGCGCCTATGAGACCGATCATCACGCGTGAGAACACCTGCTGCTTCTCCGGCTACAGGCCTGAAAAGCTCCCGTGGGGACAAAATGAGGACGATGCGCGTTGCCAAAGCCTGAAGGAGAAGCTTTTTGACGTTGTTAC belongs to Oscillospiraceae bacterium CM and includes:
- a CDS encoding ECF transporter S component is translated as MKFTTKKLVIMAVFIALSIALVFFIHFPIFPAAPYLEYDPADIPILIGGFAFGPLAGIMITIVASAIQALTVSVAGGPFGFVMHVLATSTLVTVSSVIYRMKHTRLGAVIGLSAGTVAMALVMVVANHFLTPLFFPSVSAADIDAGLFVTVLPFNLIKAGGNSIITFIVYKSVSKYIIHNEKLGGRTN